In the genome of Myxocyprinus asiaticus isolate MX2 ecotype Aquarium Trade chromosome 45, UBuf_Myxa_2, whole genome shotgun sequence, the window TGACTTTTATTATGAAGGATGTATCGGAGGATTTCCGATTTAGCTCATGAATATTACGTTAGTCATAACAACGTAACCTTCTTGGAGCTTCCGATCGCGGATTctatttaatattcatgagtcaaGGTTACCAACGTCTGTCATTGGTCATAACTTATGGTTTATTCAAAAGtgtaattaatctaattaaaaagttattatcTTTCATTATGGCACTGATTTCGAGTAGTTCGTACTCCCAATGTCACACTTGTTTTCTATAGATTTTGTtgataaaatcagattttttttttttgctttcgttttttaaaataaaaacaatcctcCACAATAACCTTATTATTACTGCATTGTTAAAACAGTacaagtatactgtatatcttataTATAACAGATCCATTACACAGGAGTCCTACACTTTTTTACCAATTAATATGGTAATATTTGATGTGTACATGGCTTTTCCTGTCATTCTGATTACTggctaaggatttttttttttttaaccgttaTTATATATTATGAATTTTAGAGCAAAGTATAACAAGagaattttaaattcactatagaaatttccatatataattgtattatgttaCATACATTATAATACATTCTTTTTAATAAGTGTCAAAAAAAGAATCTGATGGATACCATTTTTTATAAACTACACTTTATTTAAAAGCCTCAAAAATGGTTAGACAGAAAGCAAAAACATCTTCAAAATCATTTAAAGtacaggtttttttattttattttgtttcatacATAACAATATTTAACCACCACTAAACTGCAATAAGTCGGACTTATTATTAATGTCAAAAGTTAAAATAGCACCAAAAACTTGTACAAATTTATCAGCATGAGAAGGTATTTTACAAGCTTCGGAAACATTTTGCTAGCATCCAAACAATGTTTATTACAGCAGTTTTTGCAGGGTTTATCATTTAGATAACAGTCTGTAGGGCTTTTCTAAAACATCACAAAATATAAGGGCCAAACGCTTTTATTGTTCTGACTATGGTGAGGATTTCAAGAGAGCAATATTAACAGATGGGAAAAAGCATCAAAACTACAGAACCAATTGACTGATTAACCATGACATACTTGTCCGCTCCACACATGTCTACAGTTTATCTGGACCAGTGTTTTTAGCAAGAAAATGCTAATCTAGGGCTAGGACTCTGTGTCTATGCAAACTGTGTTTAAGCAAAGTAATAAAACAGTGATGCAGAGGCAGTTTGGGTGCATGTGGCCCCTGATATAATGTATGAGACCTGATCTACACGGCCAGATACAGGGTGATGGGGCAGTGGTCACTCCCCATGGCAGTGTTTCGAATCTTGCTGTCACACAGGCCCGGCAGCAAGGCGGCTGACAGCACAAAGTAGTCTAAACGCCAGCCCACATTCTTGGCCCGAGAGTTCATCATGTAGGTCCAGAAGGTGTAGGCATTGGCTTGTTCCGGATACAGCTCCCGGAAACTGTCGGTAAAACCGGCCGCTAGAAGCTGAGTGAAGCCATCTCGTTCCTCAGGGGTGAAGCCGGCGTTCTTGCGGTTACCCTTGGGGTTTTTAAGATCAATCTCTTGGTGGGCCACATTCAGATCACCGCACAGCACCACGGGCTTACGCTGGTCCAAGCCGCTCAAGTAGGCCCGGAAATCTACATCCCAGCTCTTGCGGTAATCGAGCCTCACCAAACCACGGCTGGCATTGGGCACGTATGCCGTGACCAGGAAGAAAGCTGGAAACTCAGCAGTGATCACACGTCCCTCTTTATCATGTTCCTCCTTACCTATATTGAGGGAGAATAagattatttaaaggtgcaatatgtaacaattctcatgtaatatttgccttttttttgcaaatatgtgaatggcttgtaacgcaacttaaaaaatgagcccttcccggacttcctaggttgcctattaaagcctgtagactgattttcatgcgaagggagcaggtcgcttttgccgggaaaatccaaaggatgtgacgtttatgcgtgctcccgagagccttgcctcagacagtagcttatcttccgctattcaacagcatcaacagacagtctgcaacactaggtaacgttatcttagagatggaatccagcaaacgtccggctcccagacTCCTACACAacctcagagtaagccaaaaaaacatttatatactgaatcccgtctggctaagcgggaacatgatcgtggtcgagcgaaaactagagtgaacatcggcagggcatttgactcctggagggaccttcgttcggttttggggatcaaaaccgaccctgaattgccgttcttcttattggacaggtaagcttacataaccgcaaagcatgtgaaatatagtgccataagtattgatctgtgtcattttagctaacttgatcttgcctgcttacgctgacaaattgcaagctaccttgcttcgtaactttcaaataatttcaacgatcttctctttatactaaaagtcatgtatacaggataaatgtaagcaaatgcgctggtttcttattcatagtacaacatatgacatacaaaacaatagcgcaacataacagtgcagtgcaacagtaaactgtctggtatagttcggtagtatgtagctgtatgtgtgtaacagtatgctatgttagctgataagcagttttagtttagtttcaaagtttgtagtaaaacaatcataactgtgtaattttaattatgctacctcatctgtcagcatgatgtcggtagatcacgttcagcctctttgtatgttacgtcattgttttggatgctcgctcgctagcatccctatggagtgtgcatgagcgtgagcacgagcaacaggtagctggctgcagttcacttaacggccacaggtgtcattaataacaacggtttctgaatcttacaaactgtacctttaagaaaagataattttgtaaatgtaTAGATATCGAGTGATATACACTCactcagcactttattaggaacactatggtcctaataaagttcccgacgtggtcttctgctgttgtagcccagccgcctcaaggtttgacatgttgtgcattcagagatgctattctgctcactacaattgtacagagttgttatctgagttaccatagcatttctgtcagctcaaactagtctggcaattctgtgttgacctctctcatcaacaaggtgtttctgtctgcagaactgccactcactgagataaaattttttccccattctgatggttgatgtgaacattaactgaagctactgacccatgattttatgcattgcactgctgctccatgattggctgattagataatcgcataaataagtaggtgtacaggtgttcctaataaagtgctcagtga includes:
- the LOC127434874 gene encoding DNA-(apurinic or apyrimidinic site) endonuclease codes for the protein MPKRAKKNEASVDGETDNGTAPTKKEKKGKEPEAPILYEDPPDKMTSKDGRAANMKITSWNVDGLRAWVKKNGLDWVRQEDPDVLCLQETKCAEKALPADIKDMPEYPHKYWAGSEDKEGYSGVAMLCKTEPLNVTYGIGKEEHDKEGRVITAEFPAFFLVTAYVPNASRGLVRLDYRKSWDVDFRAYLSGLDQRKPVVLCGDLNVAHQEIDLKNPKGNRKNAGFTPEERDGFTQLLAAGFTDSFRELYPEQANAYTFWTYMMNSRAKNVGWRLDYFVLSAALLPGLCDSKIRNTAMGSDHCPITLYLAV